From Prosthecobacter vanneervenii:
ACGACCTGAACGTGGTGCTGTGCGATGAAGTGATCTACACCGGACGCAGCGTGCGTGCGGCGCTGGATGAGCTGCTGAACTTTGGCCGCCCCAAGCGTGTGCAGCTGGCGGTGCTGGTGGACCGCTGCGGGCGTGAATTTCCTGTGCAGCCGGATTTCTCCGCACTGAAAGTGACCCTGGCCCCCGGAGAGCGTGTGGCCGTGCGATTTGAAGAAGTGGACGGCCAGGACGCCTGCACCGTGCAAACCCAAGCCCCAGCAAGATGACCCCGCGCAAAGACCTCCTCGACATCGCCTCGCTCACGGATGAGGAAATCTCCTTCGTGCTCGACAACGCCGGGCCGTTCAAGGATCTCTTTAAACGCAGTGTGAAGAAGGTGCCGACGCTGAAGGGGCAGACGGTGCTGACGCTGTTTTACGAGCCCTCCACGCGCACGCGATCGAGCTTTGAGGTGGCGGCGAGCCGGCTTTCTGCGGACGTGACGCACTTTGACATCGAGTCGAGCAGCGTGGTGAAGGGGGAGTCGGTGCTGGACACGGTGGAGACGCTGGAGGCCATGCGGGTGGACTACATCGTGGTGCGCCACAAGCAGTCAGGAACGCCGAATCTCATCGCGAAAAACACGCGTGCGAGTGTGATCAATGCTGGCGATGGCTGGCATGCGCACCCGACGCAGGCGCTGCTGGATGCCTTTACGCTGCGGGAGATCCACAAGGATCTGCGCGGCTGCCGTGCGCTGATCGTGGGAGACATCCAGCACTCGCGCGTGGCGCGCAGCACCAGCCTGATTTTCCGCCGACTGGGCATGCAGGTGGCGTATCTGGCGCCGGGATCGATGATGCCGCGCGAGGTGCCGCAGGAGATTCCGCAATTTGGGAACTGGACGGACGCCTTCGACTGGAAGCCGGATGTGATCTATCTGCTGCGTGTGCAGGGTGAGCGAATCGACGAGCCCTTTGTGCCTAGCTCTGCGGAGTATCACCGGAACTATGGTCTAACTAACGAGCGCGTGGAGGTGCTGCGCGAGCGTGGGCTGTATCTGATGCACCCCGGACCTGTGAACCGCGGCGTGGAGATCACGGATGCGGGGATGAATTATGAGAAGTGCCTGATCAACCAGCAGGTGGAGAATGGGATCGCGGTGAGGATGAGCGTGCTGTACTGGCTGAGGCCGGGGGCGGCGGAGTAGAGTTTTGACAGCAGGCAAAACTGCTGTCAGCGGTCACATAACCCATCCTCCTATGGGTTCACTGTCCCATAAGCCTGACCCATAGAATATTAAGACCCGGATGCCGCCTGAACCACGAAGTGAACCGATGATATAACAAGAGTCTGCAACCAAGACTCCCGGCAACAAGGGGACACACCAATTAATGGTCGCTACTGGTCCGCTAGGCTGAAGATCCGATGGATAGGGGGCCAGCCCTATGTGTGCTCGATCAACATCTGTTTCAGCCTTAGCTTTACGACTTTCGTCATAAAGTGATTGTGCCTGCTTTTCTAAAGCAAGAGAATGGAGACGAACGCCACCAATCCACGTGATGACATAGAGCATGGCGATAAAGAGCCAGATTTTTCGCGCAGTACTCACGCGTTCAACTATTGGACGTGAAACATGCCTGTCGAGTATTCTTCTCTATTGTTGCACTCTCAAAACTTCCCATCCCGTGATTCGAAGTGGGTGGGTTTGCCGAGGGATTCGCCGCCGGTGGAGATCCAGTGGGCGACCCAGTCGGTGAGTTCTTCGTCGCGGACGAAGGGGACGCCGAGATCGACGAAGCTGCGGTAGGGATTGCTGAGGAGGGCGTCGGGGGCTTCCTGGCCGGTGATGTGGACGGGCTTGTGGAAGATTTCGCCGAAGCGGGTGGCGACTTCGCGGACGCTGAGTGTGGCGGTGCCGGTGAGGTTGACGTGCCAGGCGGGGCTCTGGGCCTTGGCGAGGCTGAGGAGGGAGAGGGCGTTGGCATCGCCCTGCCAGATGGTGTTGAAGTAGCCCATGGTGACGTCAACGGGGTCGCCATTCCAGACCTGGCGGGCGATATCGACCATGACGCCGTAGCGGAGGTCGCAGGCGTAGTTGAGACGGATGAGGGAGACAGGGGTGCCGCGTGTCTGGCTGAAGTATTCGAAGATGCGCTCGCGGCCGAGGCAGCTCATGGCGTATTCGCCTTTGGGATTGAGGGCGTCCTCCTCGTGGCTGCCGCCGCGCTCGACGGGGACGAGGCCATAGACGTTGCCGGTGGAGAATGCGGCGATGCGGCTGCGGTGGTAGCGCTCGCAGACGAGGCCGGGGAGCCAGGCATTCATGGCCCAGGTGAAGGCTTCCTGGCCGGTGGAGCCGAACTTCATGCCGGCCATGTACACGACGTTGGGCGCATGCGGAAGGTAGGCCACGGCATTGGCGGCGAGGAGATCGGTGGAGATGACCTCGATCCCATGCTGGAGGAAGGCGGCCTCTGAACCCGGGGTGCTGAAGCGGGAGACGGCGATGATGCGCCGCTTGGTGCCGGCCTCGTCGCTGGCGCGTTTGGCCATGCGAGCGAGGGAGGGCCCCATCTTGCCTGCGGCACCGAGGATGACGATGTCTCCCGGGAGACGGGTCATCATCTCGATCACTGCGGGAGTGGGGCGGCTGAGGCGTTCTTCGAGTTCCGTGAGGTTCGTCGGGGACATAGGCGGATGTATGAACGGGTTTTGCGATTCGAAAAATGCTTTGATTCAAAGGAGTGCGGAGAGGCCGTTGCAATTTGAGCAAAATTTTCTCCGGCGATTGCCTAGGCGACATTTCCCGCTAGCATCGGCGCACGATGATTGCCAACGCCACTGCTGCCGTAACCGCCAACCTCAATGTTCTCGATTTTTCCTGGGTTACCAGCGCGGAGGCGTGGATCGCGGTGCTGACGCTTTGCGTGCTGGAGATTGTGCTGGGGATCGACAACATTGTGTTCATCTCGATCCTGGTGGACAAACTGCCGGAGGCGGATCGTGCGCGCGGGCGGTTCATGGGGCTGGGGCTGGCGATGCTGACGCGCATCCTGCTACTGCTCTCGATCACGTGGGTGATGTCGCTGACCGCGCCGCTATTCACGCTGCTGGGCCACTCGATCACGGGCAAGGACCTGGTGCTGATCTTTGGCGGGCTGTTCCTGATCTACAAGAGCACCCACGAGATCCATGAAAAACTGGAAGGCGACCCCGAGGGCGAGGTGCGCAACAGCGTGGGCAAAGGAGCGGCTTTTGGTGCCGTGATGGTGCAGATCGCGCTGCTGGACATCGTGTTCTCGTTGGACTCAGTGATCACGGCGGTGGGCATGGTGAAGCACATCTCGATCATGGTCACGGCGGTGCTGATCTCTGTGGGGTTCATGATGTTTTTTGCGAAGGCGGTGGGCGATTTTGTGGCGCGTCATCCCACGGTGAAGATGCTGGCGCTGAGCTTCCTGATTTTGATCGGGACGGCGCTGATCGGTGAGGGCTTCCATTTTGAGATTCCGAAGGGGTACATCTACTTTGCGATGGGCTTCTCGATGGCGGTGGAGATGCTGAATCTGAAGGCGAAGAAGAAGGGTGTGGCGAAGGCGTAGGGCGGAGCGGTCGTGGTGCAGCGAAGCTTCTCGCGGGTGCAGCGGCGCGGGTCGAGGACGCTGCTGGTGGTCGCTTTGCGTGGAGGAGTGCTGGGTTTGCTATCCGGATTGTGCACGCAAACCCAGGGTCGCCTCGCTTAGGCTCGGCTGACCCTGGGCTCAATTACGCAACCCCTTTGGGGTTGGTGTGATGAAGGGGTGCTTGCGGTAAAAAGAGAACGGACCTGTTTACGAAAGATCGTGGTTTCATGTCGTTCACACGTCACAGTGTCTGATGATCGCTGAAGGACGGATGGGCTGATGACACACTCATTGTAGCA
This genomic window contains:
- a CDS encoding aspartate carbamoyltransferase catalytic subunit translates to MTPRKDLLDIASLTDEEISFVLDNAGPFKDLFKRSVKKVPTLKGQTVLTLFYEPSTRTRSSFEVAASRLSADVTHFDIESSSVVKGESVLDTVETLEAMRVDYIVVRHKQSGTPNLIAKNTRASVINAGDGWHAHPTQALLDAFTLREIHKDLRGCRALIVGDIQHSRVARSTSLIFRRLGMQVAYLAPGSMMPREVPQEIPQFGNWTDAFDWKPDVIYLLRVQGERIDEPFVPSSAEYHRNYGLTNERVEVLRERGLYLMHPGPVNRGVEITDAGMNYEKCLINQQVENGIAVRMSVLYWLRPGAAE
- a CDS encoding TerC family protein; translated protein: MIANATAAVTANLNVLDFSWVTSAEAWIAVLTLCVLEIVLGIDNIVFISILVDKLPEADRARGRFMGLGLAMLTRILLLLSITWVMSLTAPLFTLLGHSITGKDLVLIFGGLFLIYKSTHEIHEKLEGDPEGEVRNSVGKGAAFGAVMVQIALLDIVFSLDSVITAVGMVKHISIMVTAVLISVGFMMFFAKAVGDFVARHPTVKMLALSFLILIGTALIGEGFHFEIPKGYIYFAMGFSMAVEMLNLKAKKKGVAKA
- a CDS encoding NAD-dependent epimerase/dehydratase family protein, which produces MSPTNLTELEERLSRPTPAVIEMMTRLPGDIVILGAAGKMGPSLARMAKRASDEAGTKRRIIAVSRFSTPGSEAAFLQHGIEVISTDLLAANAVAYLPHAPNVVYMAGMKFGSTGQEAFTWAMNAWLPGLVCERYHRSRIAAFSTGNVYGLVPVERGGSHEEDALNPKGEYAMSCLGRERIFEYFSQTRGTPVSLIRLNYACDLRYGVMVDIARQVWNGDPVDVTMGYFNTIWQGDANALSLLSLAKAQSPAWHVNLTGTATLSVREVATRFGEIFHKPVHITGQEAPDALLSNPYRSFVDLGVPFVRDEELTDWVAHWISTGGESLGKPTHFESRDGKF